The genomic interval GCGCTGCTCGAGCGGGCGCTGGCGGGCGGCGCCGATGCGCTGGCCACGGGTCACTATGTGCGCGTCATGCCCGGCCCGGGAGCGGCGCCGCGGCTGCTGCGCGGCGCGGACCGCGCCAAGGACCAGTCGTACTTCCTCGCCGGCGTGTCCCGGGAGGCCTTCGCCCGGGTGCGCTTTCCCCTCGGCGACCTGACGAAGGCCGAAGTCCGGCGGCTGGCGCGCGAGCGCGGCCTGGCCGCCGCGGAGCGGGCCGAGAGCCAGGAGATCTGCTTCGTGCCGGGTGACGACAGCGGCGCCTTTGTTGCCGCCCGCGCGCCGGCGGGAACGGTGGCGCCCGGCCCGGTGCTCGACGAGACGGGCCGCACGATCGGGACGCACCGGGGGCTGGCGCACTACACCGTCGGGCAGCGGCGCGGCCTCGGGTTCGCGGCCGGGCGGCCCTTGTACGTGCTGAGGCTCGAGCCGGCGACGAATGCGCTCGTCGTCGGCCCGGACGCAGCGCTGTGGGGGCGCGGGCTGCTCGCCGCCGGCGTGAACTGGCTCGTCGATCCGCCGGCGGGGGCGTTCCGCGCCGCGGTCCGCATCCGCTCCCGCCACGAGGCGGCGCCGGCAACGGTGGAGCCCGCGGGGGACGGCGCCTGGCGGGTGGGCTTCGATGAGCCGCAGCGGGCGATCACGCCGGGGCAGGTGGCGGCGTTCTACGACGGCGACACGGTCCTGGGCGCAGGCACGATCCAGTGAGGCGCGGGCCGGCGGCGAGGCCCCGGCGCGCCCCGGCGGCGTTGTCGGGAGGGCTGCTTGTGCGGCGGGCACCAGCCCGCCTCCGCGCGCCCATCCCTCCTTCCTTGCCGGGACGCACCGGGACGCTCCCGATCGGCCTGCGCAGCCAATGACCGTGAGGCGCGGGCCGTCGGCGAGGCCCCGGCGCGCCGCTCGTGCACATGCCGCGGGGGCGGGACGGTGCCGTGCGGCCGCTGAGTTGCGCGCTCGACCTGGGCCTGTCCGGCCCTGCGCTCGAAACGCATAACTCGCCCCTGCGGGGCTCAAACAATGCGTTTCGCCCTTCGGGCCGCTCCGGTCCGGACGCCCAGGTGCCCTCGCGCTCCACATGCGTCCGCCCGTCACCGCCCC from bacterium carries:
- the mnmA gene encoding tRNA 2-thiouridine(34) synthase MnmA, translating into MNVLVAMSGGVDSTLAAALLLEEGHRVSGCTLVLVEPLAGAGAPEAAGAAAAQLGIPHEVRDLRGQFEQLVVRPFADGYLAGRTPNPCALCNARVKFGALLERALAGGADALATGHYVRVMPGPGAAPRLLRGADRAKDQSYFLAGVSREAFARVRFPLGDLTKAEVRRLARERGLAAAERAESQEICFVPGDDSGAFVAARAPAGTVAPGPVLDETGRTIGTHRGLAHYTVGQRRGLGFAAGRPLYVLRLEPATNALVVGPDAALWGRGLLAAGVNWLVDPPAGAFRAAVRIRSRHEAAPATVEPAGDGAWRVGFDEPQRAITPGQVAAFYDGDTVLGAGTIQ